The segment CACAATCGCAGAAGATGCTCATCGACACAAAAGAGCCGACCGATACCGCGCCAGGCGGCAACGCCCCCGGCCCTACTCTCTTTTATGTCCTTTCGGTTATTTTGGCGGCAGGCGTGGAAAAGGCCCTGTACGCCGGAAGGGGATTGGGAAGATGCGTCCTTCCATGCCGGATGCCCAACGCCTGAAACGAAAAGGTCTGTCGGGATCCCGGTGCTTCAAAGCGGCTCTGTTTTGACGTGTCCGCAATCGCGAGACGGCACGGGTTCTTTCCTTTAGGGGAACTCTTGACACAGATGTTCACAGTAAGCATGAAGGCGGCAACCCAACGCAGATGAGGTGGATCTCCGCCCTGATTGCCTGCTACAGGTGGGCCCCAGGCCCCGCGCATCCCCCCTTTCGTCCCGCAACCCCATGCCGCCACAGCCGGGAGGCCCGCTATGCATCGTATACAATACTACACAATTTGATGCTATTAATATTGCACTTACACTCTATCACGTTTTGCGTCGCGGCGGCAATCTGTCTCCACGACGCCGCAGCCGGCCCATGCCGGGCCGGCTGCCTGCGTGCTCTCCTGGGCGGCCCCCGCGGGGGGCCTGCTTCTTTATATGACCTTTTGGTTCCTCCGGGGGGTTACTCCGCCACGGGGGCGGTGCCGTCCCAGCTGTCGAGCCGGCAGAGCAGCTCCTGCAGCTGGGTCTGCAGGGTGGGCAGGAGGGCGCGGATCCGGGCGGTGTCGCCGGCGCGGCCGGCCTCCTGGGCCTCCAGGGCGGTGGTCTGCATGCGGGCGCCGCCGATGGTGACGGCGATGCCCTTGAGGGAGTGGGCCTTCCGCCCGGCTTCCTCGGCATCCCCGGCGTCCAGGGCGCGCTGCAGCTCCCGGAGGCGGGCGGGGGCGTCCTCGCGGAAGATATCGATGATGTCCAGGGCGGTCTGGGTGTCGCCCTCAAGACGCTGGAGAAAGCCGGGGAGGTCCCAGATGGGGGGGCTGGTCGTCGGGCGGAGCGGTCTCGTTTCGGGCACCGCCGTTTTCCTCTCCCCGGGGAGGCGCGCCGGCGCCGGGGTGCTCTCCGGGCAGCCACTTTTCCAGCACCTGGGCCAGGGAGCGGGGCGTGACGGGTTTGGCGAGGTAGTCGTCCATGCCGGCGTCGAGGCAGCGACGCCGGTCGCCCTGCAGGGCGTAGGCGGTCATGGCGATGATGGGGATCTCCGGGGGGTTGCACTGGATGCCGGCGCTGCCGCGGCGGATTGACCGGGTGGCCTGCAGGCCGTCCATGATGGGCATCTGCACGTCCATCAGCACCAGGTCGTAGGGCTTCCGCCGCAGGGCCTTGAGGGCTTCCTCGCCGTTGGCGGCGATGTCGGTCTGCCGGCCGAGTTTGTCCAGCATGCTCTGGAGCACCGCCTGGTTGGTGCTGTTGTCCTCGGCCAGGAGGATGCGCCCCTCCGGCAGGCCCGGCGCGGGGGGCTTTTCGGGTTCCTCGGCGGGGGCGGCGTCGCCGGAGAGGGCGGTGCCGAGGGCGCGGCGGTGTTCCTCCAGGCGTACGGGCTTGCTGAGGGTGGCGTCGATGAGCCCTTCATCGCGGAGGCGGCGGGTGACGGTTCCCGCTCCCCGCCAGCCGCGGGCTTCGGCGCCCAGGGGGACGAGCAGGACGATGCGCAGGTCCGACAGGCGCCGGTCGGCGCGGATGGCCCGGACCAGCCCCTCGCTCGCTGCGGGGTTCGTGGTGTCCACCACGGCCAGCCGGAAGGGCGCTTCGGCCTCGGCGAGGATCTCCAGGGCGTCCGGAACGGCCGCGGCGACGGGCTCCATGGCCCAGCGTTCGGCGCGGTCGCTGAAGAGCCGCCGCTGGGTGGCATTGTCGGAGGCCACCAGGATCCGCAGGCCGGCCAGCTCCGGCGGCGGGGTCTCCTCTGCGGCGCCGGGCTGCTTGTCCAGCCGCAGCACAAACCAGAAGAACGATCCCTCGCCGGGGGTGCTCTCCACGCCGATCCACCCGCCCATCAGCTCCACCAGCTGCCGCGAGATGGCCAGCCCCAGGCCGGAGCCGCTGCGGGTCGTGCCGGCGGGCCTCCCCACCTGGTTGAAGGCCTCGAAGAGCCGCTCCTGCTCCTCCGAGGGGATACCGCAGCCGGTGTCGGCCACGGTGAAGAGCAGCTCCACCTGCCCCTCACTCTCCCGCCTGGCCTCGGCGCCGACGGTCACCTGGCCCTCATCGGTGCATTTGACGGCGTTGCCGACGAGGTTGGTGAGCACCTGCCGCAGCAGCCCGGGATCGCCCCTGAGCATGGTGGGGCAGTCGGCGCGGGGCGAGCAGAGCAGCTCCAGGCCCTTCTCGTGGGCCTCCAGGGCCAGGGTGGCGGCCATCTCGTCCATGGTTTCCCGCAGGTTGAAATCCGCCGCATCCAGGGCAAACCGGCCGGCCTCGATCTTGGAGAGGTCCAGGATGTCGTTGATGATGTGGAGGAGCGACTCGCCGCTGGCGCGGACGATCTCGGCGTAGCGGCGCTGCTCGCCGGAGAGCGGCGAATCCAGCAGCAGGCCCGCCATGCCGATGACGCCGTTGAGGGGGGTGCGGATCTCGTGGCTCATGGCGGCCAGGAATTCGCTTTTGGCCTTATTGGCGGCCCGGGCGGCCTCCTCGTCGGCGCGCAGCCTCTCGGTGGTGCGGGTGTGTTCGGTGATGTCGGTGGCCAGGATGGTGACGCCCCGCACCTGGCCGTCCTCGCCGATCACCGGCGACACGGTCCGCTGGAAGACCCGTCCGTCGGGCATGCGGCGCCGGGCCTGGACGGTCTCCCGCTTCTCCATGGCCAGCCGGGCCGGGCAGTCGGGGCAGGGCTCGTCTCTGCCCAGGATGGCCCGGTAGCAGCTGCGCCCCTCCACGGGGGCGGGGATGCCCAGGAGGGTTCCCACGGCCTTGCTGGCTACCTGGATGGTGAGGCTGCCGTCCAGGAGCACCACGATGCCGTCCAGGCTCTGCACGGTGTCGGCAAAGAGCTTGCGGGACTCCCGGAGGCGCTGTTCGGCCTCCTTGCGGGCGGTGATGTCCACGGCGAAGCCCACGATGCCGATGACGGCGCCGGTCTCGTCGGTGAGGGGGATCTTGTCGGTGTGCACCCACAGGAAGCCGGTGGGGGTGTGGAAGGGCTCCTCTATCCCCCGCTTGGGAACCCCCGACGCCATGACCTCCCGGTTGTCGCGCTGGTACCGGCGGACCTCCTCGGGCGGGTAGAGGTCGTAGAGGGACCGGCCGTTGATATCCTCGGGGGCGCATCGGTGGCGCTCGGCGAAGGGGCGGTTGACCCGGATGAACCGGCCTTCCCTGTCGAGCCAGAAGACCATGGCGGGGATGGTGTTGAGGATGGATTCGTGCTTGTCCATGAAGGTGCGGAGGGTGTCCTCCGTCCGCCGGTGGCGGGTGATGTCCTGCATGATGCCCAGGGTGCGTTCCGGCCGGCCCTGGGCATCGAAGACGGTGCTGCAGCGGGAGCGCATCCAGAGGGTGTCGCCGATCCGGTGCTCCGTCTCGCAGGGCTCGGCGGTCTCGCGGGAGCGCCGCCACATGGCGGCCACCTGTTCCCTGTCCCGGGGGTGCACGGCCTCCAGAAAGCCCTGAAGGGTGTCGCCCAGCTCTTCCGGCGGGATCCCGAAGATGGCGGCGGTGTCCACGCCCCACCGCAGTGTGCCGTCCCGGTGGCGGTACTCCCAGCAGCCGATACGGGCCAGGCTGCAGTACTGGTGCAGGTCGATACCGTTGCTGCCGCTGGAGCCGCTCATCCGATCACCCCGGGTTCTGTTCTCCGGCCCGCGCCGCGGCCCGGACATTTTTTGCCGCACAGGCGGGGACGACATCCCCGCCGTTGTCACTCAGCATTGTATGTCGTCGCCGCAGGAGGGTCAACGCACCGGCGCGCTGCGCAGGGAAACGAAGGGGGCCGGGCACAGTTCAGACGGCGCCCCACAGGGAACGCCGCCTCTATGATAGGGAGCCGATAGGGCTCTTATGAACCTTCCTGCCGCCCGCCGCTCTGCTCTCTGCCGGATTGCCCCCGTCCTTCTGCGGCTCCGGCCGGGAGGGACGCGACGGCCCGGGGAAAGACCCGCGGGAGCGCACCGGCACTACAGGGGGATCCCCATGGGGCAGAGCGCCCCGAGGATCAGCAGGCCGAGCAGGATCGCCGCCCCCAGACCGGCCACACAACAGCAACGCCCGAACATCCGTACAGCCTGATACATCCGCACCACCTCCGCAGCTTCCTCCCCGGCCCCGACATTCCGGGGCCCGGCGTCACCCGGCAGCCGTTCCCCAAGGTTTCACTGGCCTCTTCTTTAAGTATCGGAGAAAATACCACCCCGACAACCGCAACATTCAGCCCACAGAACCGCCCATGCATGGGCATTTTGGCTCAGTCTGCATGACTCAAATCACTCATTTGGTCCGGACAGCAGGCAGAGGCGGCGACGGAGGCCGGCGGTTCGGGAGAGACGGGGCACAGGGTCAGCGCCGAAAGGTGCCCCGTTCGTGCACAGGCCGGCCCCGCAGCGTTCCAAAACCAACGGCCGGGCGATAGGCCCGGCCGCATGGCGTTGGCATCGTCGAAGGCGCGGCTACCGCCGGAGGAGCAGCAGTGCCGGCAGGAACAGCAGCGGCGCAAGGAGCGAAAGACCGATGCTGCAGCCGCTGAAGACGTTGTCGCTGTCATCGTCGGAGGTACCGGAACCGTCGTCAGAGGGACTTTCGGTGGGCGCAGCCGTGGGAGATCCGGTGGGTGCGGCGGTCGGAACAGCGGTGGGTGCAGGCGTTGGCGCGGCCGAGGGAACAGCCGTGGGCGCAGGCGTGACGACCTCGCCGCCGTTGCCGTACTTCTCCACGCAGTGCTTGCCGAAACCTTCTGTTACATAGATATTGCCCGCTCCGTCGACCGTGACGTCGTGATACATATACATGCGGAAGTCCCTCATATCAAGATCGCTGCACTTGATTCGGGTCACCACATTTCCCGAAGGATCGATCTTCAGAACACCTTGATACGCCCCACGTTCACTCGAATACATGCTTATGGCATAGAGATAGCCGTTGTCGTCAGCCTCCATACCGTACATAGGCAAACCAAGTGTTTCCATAGAAGCGGATGAGAATACCCACCGGCCCAGCTGTGTCCCCGAGCCAGTGTACTTCATAATCCGGAACTCGGGCGCATTGATATTGATCGCGTTGCCCAGTACCATCACATAGATATTACCCATTCCGTCCACTGCCATTCCGTAAGGAAGAAAATTGGTTTCGGTATCGTCCAAACGGATGTCCCACTTGGTGATGAAGTTCCCCGAGGTATCGAACTTCTGGATCCTGAAGCCCCCAATGTCGTTGACATAAACAAAGCCTCCGTGGACCTCGACATCCGCGGCTACCTTGAACTGCCCGTCGCCAATCCCCTGGGACCCCCAGGCGGTAATGAAGTTTCCCGAGGTGTCGAACTTCTGGATCCGGTCGTTGCCGCTGTCCGCCACATAGACATAGCCGTCTTCCACAGCGATGCCCATTGGGCCCGAGAACTGTCCGTTGCCACTGCCTGACGTCCCCCACTTGGTAATAAAATTGCCCGAAGAGTCAAACTTCTGGATCCGGTAGTTGCCGCTGTCCACTACATAAACATGGCCTGCCTCGTCGGTCGCGATACCCGCAGGTACACTGAACTGCCCGTCGGCCACACCGAGTTTGCCCCACTCGGTGACAAAGCTGTAGGAATCGGACGCCATGCAGGGCGTCGCCGCCAGCCCCAGAAGCACCACCACAACAAGGGCCAACCGTCCAAAATTCTGCAAATCCGGAATCCTCCATCGATATTCACCAAACATACCTACGCACTCCCTTCCCTACCGGGATATCTGCGGCGTTACCGCCGCATTCCGCCAAACCGGCCCGCAGCTTTGGCACTGCACCCGGCGACCTCTGGATCCCCGGTCGCCGAGGATCCACCTCGCGCTTCAAATAGCCGGCAACCTATCTTCCATGGTTTGAATATACCAAAACTCGAAACCCCATGCCAGGATACAACAAACTGTCTCTTTTTTGCAAAATGTATACGATAAAGTCCTGCATCCCTGTTGCGTCAGGCCATGTCACCGTTGCGCAGCATAACCACCTGCTGCCCGGGAGTCCTCACCCACCGGTGAAAGGGCTTCCCGAAACCCCCGGTGCAGTGCAACACACCAGCCGGCGTCCCTTCACCCTTCCGCCGTTCCGATGCACCGGCAACAATACAGCGGGGCAGCGACGCCCCGTGCGCCGCCACCCCGCAACAGTTGTGGTTCTCTGCAGATTTCCATTGTGTGCCGCCGCTAGCGACGGCGGGCAAGGAGCATCAGCGGCAGCAGGAGAGCCAGGACTGCCGGGGCGTATCCCAGGCTGCAGCCGCCTCCGCCGCCGGAACCGGCCGGGGCCGGTGCGTCGGTGGGATCGGGTTCTGTGGTGGGTTCGGGGGCAGGTGCCTCGGTGGGTTCGGGCGCTGTAGTGGGTTCCGGTTCCGGGGCCTCGGTGGGCTCCGGTGTGGGAGCGGCGAACTGCAGGGTGCCGGTGACGGTGCCCAGGTCGGGAACGGCGCTGCCGTCGGGCAGGTTGAAGGCCTTGGTCGCTCCGGTGGTTGTGTCGACGTACTCCGCCCGCGTAATGGTGCCGGAGTGGCCGGCGAGGTGGTCGGAGACGGCGAGCACCAGCTGGTCGGCGTTGTCGGGGACCACCTTCGTGAGGTCGATGACGGCGCGGATGTCGGGCCGGTTGTCGGCGTTGATCTCGCCACCGTGCATAGAGGACATGATGTAGGGCGAGTAGAGACCGACCATCTCGTTGTTGGCCTCGATGCGCACGTCCAGGTCGCCCCGATAGGGGTGGTCTACGGTGATGACGGCGTACTGCTCCGGTGTGTAGTCGGGCAGGTCGTAGAGTGGGTAGGCTTCCAGGGAGTGGTTCTGCAGGAAGTCGTAGGTGACGAAGATATCACCGCCGAAGCCCCAGTCGGTGTCCCAGGAGTTGCGCAGGTAGAAAGCGCCGCCGCCTTCCACCTCCGGCGCGTCCTTGTAGCCGGCGATCATGATGGCGTGGCCGCCTGCATATTCGTTTACCCAGTCCAGCGGCCCCCTATAGTAAAAGCCTTCAGCCACGTTCGTGAGCTGATTGAAGCTGGTGTAGACATTGATCCCGGCAATGACGGGAATGCCCTCGGCAAGGAGCTCCTTCACCGTCTGCAGCTCCGTATCGGTAACCGGATTCACACCCGGCGCCAGAGAACTCCCCTGCACGTTTCTGTCCACGTAGATGTAGTCCCTCGTTCCCGCCCGCTGGGGAAGGCCCGTGAGCTGGGTCTCGATAGAGGGCAGTGCCGCCGTGTTGCCCGGATCAAAGACACTTTCAAAGGCGCAGCCGTTGGTGATGGTGATAAAAATGGGATCGATCAGGCTGAGGAGCCCTTGATCCTTGAATGCGTTGGACTGGTTGTAGATATACTCGGAGCTCCCTATGTCCGCCGGGTTCGCCGTCGGCGTTCTGTTCCCCTCCCTGAAATGCCAGTAGGAGACACCGTAATGCCCCAGTGAAAAGGCGGCGCAGTCGTTGAACTGCTGCGCCCCCACGGGAGGCATGTAGTCCAGAAGGTCCGCCGTTCCCGGGACGCTCCGGCCGCTCTGCTCCCGGAGTCCCCTGAGGTCCGAAGAAGTGAGCCTGGTAAAGCCGAGCGCCTCGGCCTCCTCCCGGGTGGTCCGCTGCAGCCCGCAGGGAAAGCGCTCCCGGAAGGCCGCAAGCTCTTCCGACGTCATGGAGCAGGAGGCAAGCGCATCAGGAGAGGTCGGTACCAACTCCGGCAGCGCCGCCCGGGCGGGGCAGACCGCGCCGAGCATGAGAAGCCCCAGCAGGATCGCGAGGCCCAGCCCCGCCACCGAGATGATCTGTCCGCAGTGTTTCATGGTGCGTTCCAATCAATCCACCTCCGTTGGTGTTTGGTTCCGCCGGATGGCACCCGGCGTCAGGTGTTTGGGGTACCGCTCTCGTCTCCGGCCGCTATTGTTGGCTGCGGCGCATCACCTCCTTCAGTCTGGGAACCGGCGCAGGCATCCGCTCCCGGCGGGGGGCGTTTCACACCAGCCAGTCCAGGGTTGCGGCGGGGGCCTCCTCCGGGGAGCCGCCGCGGAGGCCATGGATGGTGGAGAGCCGTTTGTAGGCGCCGTCGCCGCTGGGGAGCGTCTCGGTCATCCGCTGCAGGTTCCGCCGCGTCCTCCGGCGCAGGCTCCGCTTGTCGCGGATGCCCACGTAGAGCTTCTGCCGCTGTGCCATGCAATCCCTCCTCGGTGGTCTTGCCCTCGTCGGCGCGGGGCCGGGGGCTCACTCTCCTCTATGGACTTTGGGTTCCCGGGGCTGTCCGGACGCCCTCCCGCCGACGGGCGGGATGAGCCAGTCGCCGTCTTCCGCGGCGGGGACAAAGGCCTCGTGCCGGAAGGTGTAGGTGGTCTGCAGGCTTCCGTCTTCCTGGAGGGCCTCGGTGGCCACCCGGCGGCTGAAGGAATAGAGGGGGCGGACGCCCCAGCGCCGCAGGGCGCGTTCCAGGGGGGCCATCAGATAGGGGGCGCCCCCGATGAGCGCCGTGTCGGCCCGCTGCTCGCGGGCGCACTGGGCCAGTTCGGCGGCCCGCATCCGCAGATTCTCCGCCGTGGGGGGACGGTGGAAGGTCAGCAGCGCCACCACCAAAGCCTTGTTGGCGGGTTCCACCACTCCCTCGGCGGTCTGCTCCGCTGTGGCGGTGTGGCGGGTGAGATTGACGATCACAGGCACACCCCTTTCCAGTAAGAAAGAGAGGCCCGCAGGCCTCTCTTCGGCGTGATCTATGGGCTTCTCTGTGGTGTTCTCGCGCTGCCGCGGCGGGTCGGCACCTCTTCCCCGGTACAGGCAGAGCGGTCTAGCTGTTGTCGTAGTAGGGCTGGAAGGAGATGGTGAGCAGGTTGTCGGCGATTTGCACCAGCCGCACCGGCACCATGTCACCCTTCTTCAGATCCCTGGGCTTCCCCTCGCCCTCGGGGAGGTCGATGTTCCACGCCTCGGTCTCCCCCTGGACCTTGAACTGGGGGTTGCCCTTCTTGTTCACCTTGATGCAGGGAATCTCCAGGGTGTCGCCCTCCCTGTAGCTGCCGCCGTTGATGGTGACGCTGCGCTGCGCCTTCTCCACCTCCACATCCACCTTCAGCTCGCCGCGGCCGTAGCCGCTGGAGGTCTTGCCGCCGATGCCCCATTCCGCCACCGCCTGGGCGAGCAGATCGAAGGCCAGCTGGGCCCACTCGTCGGCCTCGGGGTCGTCGCAGCTCACAGCGGTGAGGAAGTTCCCCTGCACGGCAAGGAAGGCCACCGGGTTGGGGCTGTCGCTGTCCGCAGGGGCGCCCTCCCGGCCGCCGGAGCTGTAGTAGCCGGGGTGGTGGGGCGTCATGACGTCGGGGCGGAGGCCGCTGTCCTGCTTGCCGCCGGTGGGGGTCAGCCAGGCGTCGTGGAAGGTGATGTGCCCGGCGTCGTCGGTGTCGCCGAAGAGGATTCTGTGGTAGTCGCCGCCCATGCGGAACCGGGCGGCCTCCTCGTCGGCCTCCTTGTCTCCGGCCCTGCCCCAGACGGTGTGGCAGTAGTGGGCCGCCAGCCCCTTGAGGGCGCTCCCGGGGATGAAGGGCACGCCGTAGGTGTGGTGGAGGGTCAGGCCAGCCTCCAGGACGTTCTCGCCGCCCAGGCCGATGACCATCCGCCCCTCCTGGATGTGCAGATTGCCGTAGAGCGCGCTCTGGGACTGCAGCGCCTCCTTCCACCGCTCGAAGGCGTCGGCGTAGAGGCCGCCCCGGCTGGCGGCCGCAGCCTTCCGGGCGGCGGCGTAGAGCTTCTGTCGCTCCTCGGGGTGCCCTTCGTCCTTGTAGGGCTCGCGGAGATAGCGCTGGAGCAGCAGTCCGGCGTGCTCCGCCTTCCCGCGGTCGACGCCCTGCAGCGCGCTGCGGCAGGCCGGGCTAGTCATGGGGATCGTTCCCCCGTTCCTTGCCCAGGGCCTCGGTCTGCCGCTTGATCCAGCTCGCCGCGGCCAGGGCGTCCCGGCTGAGCCGCAGATAGTCGGTCATCCCGGCGGTCCGGCTCTCCTCCACCAGATCCCCGGCGTCCTTCTCCCGGCCGAGGACCGCCGCCAGCGCCTCCACCACATCGTCGCGGCCCTTGGCCCGGGCGAAGGCCAGCGCCTGGGCCAGGCCGCAGCTGTGGATCACCGAGGGGAAGGACTTGGCGAAGATGCTGAAGTCCTCCCCTCCCCGGGGGCCGTCGGCGATCCTCGAGACGTAGCTCCAGGAGCGCTCGGCAAACCGCTGGTTCCGCGTGGTCACCTGCTTGCTTGTCGCCATGGGTCCACCTCCTCGTCAAAGAGCAGCCGCACGTTGCCGCGGCCCACGGTGGCCTTGCCGCCTACCTGGAGGGCATGGGCGCCGCTGCAGTAGTCCTCCAGGAGCTGCTCCGGCGTGGCCGTTCCGCCGCCCCAGACGCGGTCGCACCAGACGAACCCCGCCAGCAGCGCCTCGGCGGGCAGGGACTCCTCGTACCAGAGGGCGCCCCGCTGGACGGTCTTGGTCTTCTCGTCGATCCGGATGCGGGCGTCCACCTGGGTGCCTGTCTCGGTGAGGAAGGCGAAGACGTCGTCGTGGACCACGGCGAAGCGCCTGCCGAAGGCCTCCCGCCAGTTTTTGTTCCCGTCGCCGGGGAAGAAGAGCCCCGCCAGCAGCTCCGACCACCGTCCAACGGGCTCGTCCTCCCTGGCTCTCCTGACGTCCAGGTCCAGGTCTTCCAGGTAGACGGTGTTCTCCGCGGCCAGCGCCGATCCCTCGTTCACCAGCACCTGTCTGGCGGGGTCGTCGCCGGTGAAGGCCGGCAGTTCGCGGCACTCCCTGCCCGTCTGTTCGCAGTCCCGGGCGAAGCGGGCCAGCGCCAGCGGCGAGGTGACCCAGGCGAAGGTGCCGTAGAGGCTCCGTGTGGGCAGTGCTACCAGCCGGGCGTCGGTGAAGACCAGCGAACCGCTGTTGGCGGCGTCCTCCCCGGCCAGGCCGAAGGCGACGCCCAGCATCCTGCCCTTCTCGCTCCTGCGGGCCTCGTCGGTGGCGCCGTAGTTGTCGGCGATGACGCCCTTCACCGACGAACCGGGGACAAAGGGCCAGTTGGTCACCTTCTCGCGCATGATGGGCAGATCGATATAGCCGACCCCCCGTCCCGCCCCGACGTGCAGCGGGGAGAGGGTGTGCATCCCGTAGAGTTTCGCCTGTTTCGCTTCCATTAACAGATTCCTCCCTTCACCAGATGCCCCAGAGGGCGAGACCGAAACCGTCCAGCGCGTCCTGCGGTTCGTCGGAGACCGGTTCGAGCCAGCGCGGAGCCAGCTCCTCGGCGGACCCCTGTTCCACGTCGAAGAAGTAGACGCTCCCGGCGGGGACCGCCCGCCTGGCGGGCTTGGGGCCGGGGCGCCTGCCGCCGCTTCTGTCGTAGCTCCATCCCGAGTGGTAGCGCCCGCGCCCCACTGCGGCGGCGCGGAGCCGCACCCGCACCCCCGTGCCGGGGACGACGCCCCGCAGCTGGCTGTCGAGCCATCCCGGCTTCCAGCCGCCGGTGAAGAGCGCGTCGGTGGCCAGGACCATCCGCACCTGTTCCGCCCCCCGCAACGCCGCGCGGATCTCCCCGGGACAGTCCCAGGGGGCGGCGTCGCTTGAGGCCACCCGCACGGTCCGCCGTTCGCCGCCCAGCGTGGCCAGACGGTCCGGCTTCGCCGCCAGGGCATCCCCGAAGGGCCCCCCGCCGGGGCGCACCCGGAGGAGGATGGAGAGCGCCGTCTCATCGGCGCCGTCCCGCAGGGCGAAGTCGCAGGCCGAGGTGGAAAAGAGCAGCCCTTCGTCGGCGCTGCCCCTGGCCGGGTCGATGCAGACATGGGTCCGCTCGTCGGTGGGCAGCGTGGTGATCCACTCGGGGTGGTCATCCTCGCCGTCGGCCGGGTAGTCGGCACGGAAGTCGCCGCTCCCGGCGAGCCAGGAGGCTATCCTCTTGCGGCTCCAGAAGGGCGGCGGCGTGCCGGGCTTGAAGTCGCCGGCCTCCTCGGGGAGGAGCAGCGGCTCCAGTTCCCCGGGGAGATCCGTGCCCCCGCCGTCCGCCGGTTTCTCCGGGCGCAGGGGGTAGTGGGCTGTGGGGGCGCCGTCCGCCCCGGCGTCGCCTGTGGCGGTGAAGTCCAGCGGCGCGGGGAAAAAGAGTTTCCCCCGCCGGAAGGGCAGCGGGCCGGAGACCTCCAGGGCGAGCAGCCTCTCGATGACGGCGCTCTCCCGGAAGTCCACCCCGGCGAGCTTGCCCAGCAGGCTGCGCACCGCACCGGTGGTCTGCGACGGCGGCGGCCAGGTCCTGGTGCGCGCCCTGGTGGCCTCGCCGGCGTTGAAGGGCCGTCCGTCGCGGAAGATCAGGGGATCCCGCGGGGAGATCCGGAGGGTTGCCTCCTGTCCGCTCATCTACGCATCCTCCTTTCGGCGGCGCCGCTCCG is part of the Synergistales bacterium genome and harbors:
- the cmr4 gene encoding type III-B CRISPR module RAMP protein Cmr4; translation: MEAKQAKLYGMHTLSPLHVGAGRGVGYIDLPIMREKVTNWPFVPGSSVKGVIADNYGATDEARRSEKGRMLGVAFGLAGEDAANSGSLVFTDARLVALPTRSLYGTFAWVTSPLALARFARDCEQTGRECRELPAFTGDDPARQVLVNEGSALAAENTVYLEDLDLDVRRAREDEPVGRWSELLAGLFFPGDGNKNWREAFGRRFAVVHDDVFAFLTETGTQVDARIRIDEKTKTVQRGALWYEESLPAEALLAGFVWCDRVWGGGTATPEQLLEDYCSGAHALQVGGKATVGRGNVRLLFDEEVDPWRQASR
- a CDS encoding PAS domain-containing protein; the protein is MSGSSGSNGIDLHQYCSLARIGCWEYRHRDGTLRWGVDTAAIFGIPPEELGDTLQGFLEAVHPRDREQVAAMWRRSRETAEPCETEHRIGDTLWMRSRCSTVFDAQGRPERTLGIMQDITRHRRTEDTLRTFMDKHESILNTIPAMVFWLDREGRFIRVNRPFAERHRCAPEDINGRSLYDLYPPEEVRRYQRDNREVMASGVPKRGIEEPFHTPTGFLWVHTDKIPLTDETGAVIGIVGFAVDITARKEAEQRLRESRKLFADTVQSLDGIVVLLDGSLTIQVASKAVGTLLGIPAPVEGRSCYRAILGRDEPCPDCPARLAMEKRETVQARRRMPDGRVFQRTVSPVIGEDGQVRGVTILATDITEHTRTTERLRADEEAARAANKAKSEFLAAMSHEIRTPLNGVIGMAGLLLDSPLSGEQRRYAEIVRASGESLLHIINDILDLSKIEAGRFALDAADFNLRETMDEMAATLALEAHEKGLELLCSPRADCPTMLRGDPGLLRQVLTNLVGNAVKCTDEGQVTVGAEARRESEGQVELLFTVADTGCGIPSEEQERLFEAFNQVGRPAGTTRSGSGLGLAISRQLVELMGGWIGVESTPGEGSFFWFVLRLDKQPGAAEETPPPELAGLRILVASDNATQRRLFSDRAERWAMEPVAAAVPDALEILAEAEAPFRLAVVDTTNPAASEGLVRAIRADRRLSDLRIVLLVPLGAEARGWRGAGTVTRRLRDEGLIDATLSKPVRLEEHRRALGTALSGDAAPAEEPEKPPAPGLPEGRILLAEDNSTNQAVLQSMLDKLGRQTDIAANGEEALKALRRKPYDLVLMDVQMPIMDGLQATRSIRRGSAGIQCNPPEIPIIAMTAYALQGDRRRCLDAGMDDYLAKPVTPRSLAQVLEKWLPGEHPGAGAPPRGEENGGARNETAPPDDQPPHLGPPRLSPAS
- a CDS encoding C1 family peptidase, producing MERTMKHCGQIISVAGLGLAILLGLLMLGAVCPARAALPELVPTSPDALASCSMTSEELAAFRERFPCGLQRTTREEAEALGFTRLTSSDLRGLREQSGRSVPGTADLLDYMPPVGAQQFNDCAAFSLGHYGVSYWHFREGNRTPTANPADIGSSEYIYNQSNAFKDQGLLSLIDPIFITITNGCAFESVFDPGNTAALPSIETQLTGLPQRAGTRDYIYVDRNVQGSSLAPGVNPVTDTELQTVKELLAEGIPVIAGINVYTSFNQLTNVAEGFYYRGPLDWVNEYAGGHAIMIAGYKDAPEVEGGGAFYLRNSWDTDWGFGGDIFVTYDFLQNHSLEAYPLYDLPDYTPEQYAVITVDHPYRGDLDVRIEANNEMVGLYSPYIMSSMHGGEINADNRPDIRAVIDLTKVVPDNADQLVLAVSDHLAGHSGTITRAEYVDTTTGATKAFNLPDGSAVPDLGTVTGTLQFAAPTPEPTEAPEPEPTTAPEPTEAPAPEPTTEPDPTDAPAPAGSGGGGGCSLGYAPAVLALLLPLMLLARRR
- a CDS encoding type III-B CRISPR module-associated protein Cmr5, with translation MATSKQVTTRNQRFAERSWSYVSRIADGPRGGEDFSIFAKSFPSVIHSCGLAQALAFARAKGRDDVVEALAAVLGREKDAGDLVEESRTAGMTDYLRLSRDALAAASWIKRQTEALGKERGNDPHD
- the cmr3 gene encoding type III-B CRISPR module-associated protein Cmr3; the encoded protein is MSGQEATLRISPRDPLIFRDGRPFNAGEATRARTRTWPPPSQTTGAVRSLLGKLAGVDFRESAVIERLLALEVSGPLPFRRGKLFFPAPLDFTATGDAGADGAPTAHYPLRPEKPADGGGTDLPGELEPLLLPEEAGDFKPGTPPPFWSRKRIASWLAGSGDFRADYPADGEDDHPEWITTLPTDERTHVCIDPARGSADEGLLFSTSACDFALRDGADETALSILLRVRPGGGPFGDALAAKPDRLATLGGERRTVRVASSDAAPWDCPGEIRAALRGAEQVRMVLATDALFTGGWKPGWLDSQLRGVVPGTGVRVRLRAAAVGRGRYHSGWSYDRSGGRRPGPKPARRAVPAGSVYFFDVEQGSAEELAPRWLEPVSDEPQDALDGFGLALWGIW
- a CDS encoding Hpt domain-containing protein, with the protein product MPETRPLRPTTSPPIWDLPGFLQRLEGDTQTALDIIDIFREDAPARLRELQRALDAGDAEEAGRKAHSLKGIAVTIGGARMQTTALEAQEAGRAGDTARIRALLPTLQTQLQELLCRLDSWDGTAPVAE
- the cmr6 gene encoding type III-B CRISPR module RAMP protein Cmr6; this translates as MTSPACRSALQGVDRGKAEHAGLLLQRYLREPYKDEGHPEERQKLYAAARKAAAASRGGLYADAFERWKEALQSQSALYGNLHIQEGRMVIGLGGENVLEAGLTLHHTYGVPFIPGSALKGLAAHYCHTVWGRAGDKEADEEAARFRMGGDYHRILFGDTDDAGHITFHDAWLTPTGGKQDSGLRPDVMTPHHPGYYSSGGREGAPADSDSPNPVAFLAVQGNFLTAVSCDDPEADEWAQLAFDLLAQAVAEWGIGGKTSSGYGRGELKVDVEVEKAQRSVTINGGSYREGDTLEIPCIKVNKKGNPQFKVQGETEAWNIDLPEGEGKPRDLKKGDMVPVRLVQIADNLLTISFQPYYDNS